TTTCTACGCCCAATATCAGAAATATAGAGCATATACTTGATAAAATAACTATTCTTGACGGCGATCTTGCAGACCAGAGCTCTTTGATTAGCGCTTTGAGTATTGCGCAGCCTGATGAAATTTATAATTTAGCAGCTCAGAGCTTCGTGCAAACTTCTTTTAAGCAGCCTGTTTACACTACAGACGTTAATGGCTTGGGAGTTGTGCGC
The Candidatus Thermoplasmatota archaeon genome window above contains:
- a CDS encoding GDP-mannose 4,6-dehydratase; protein product: MAKTAFITGITGQDGSYLAELLLAKGYTVYGLVRRLSTPNIRNIEHILDKITILDGDLADQSSLISALSIAQPDEIYNLAAQSFVQTSFKQPVYTTDVNGLGVVR